A genomic stretch from Desulfurococcaceae archaeon MEX13E-LK6-19 includes:
- a CDS encoding 4Fe-4S dicluster domain-containing protein, whose product MEKPKLLVYDIGGCEGCPLSITRALPQLTNVVDVYSSHLGNIDLDKIYDIIVVTGSICINDPVKVELLKKLRDKACILIAYGSCASVGGITLFCRGGQEPKPEHRTFQAISAVVDVDYAIPGCPPAPNLLVSLINSLKMGRGYFLQLFASIPRARKLSGFDLMDEIVLSGLCIGCGACVLSCPTHALHFVDGKPDLIVEKCIRCGTCCARCPRFTQILVRKYAPKPKLLSR is encoded by the coding sequence TTGGAGAAACCTAAGCTACTTGTATACGATATAGGTGGTTGTGAAGGCTGCCCGTTATCTATAACTAGGGCTCTACCGCAGCTCACCAATGTTGTTGATGTTTATAGTAGTCATCTAGGCAATATAGACCTAGATAAAATATATGACATTATTGTTGTAACTGGCTCGATTTGTATAAACGATCCTGTTAAAGTGGAGTTGCTTAAGAAACTACGTGATAAAGCATGTATCCTCATAGCCTATGGGTCTTGTGCTAGTGTCGGTGGTATAACACTGTTTTGTCGTGGAGGACAAGAACCCAAGCCCGAGCACAGGACGTTTCAAGCTATCTCGGCTGTTGTTGATGTAGACTATGCCATACCTGGTTGTCCTCCTGCACCAAACCTGCTCGTATCTCTCATAAACTCTCTCAAAATGGGGCGTGGTTATTTCCTACAGTTATTCGCCAGCATACCTCGTGCAAGGAAGCTGAGTGGATTCGATTTAATGGACGAGATTGTTTTATCAGGTCTCTGCATAGGTTGTGGTGCTTGCGTACTTTCGTGTCCCACACATGCACTACATTTTGTCGACGGCAAACCCGACCTTATTGTCGAGAAGTGTATTAGATGTGGCACATGTTGTGCCCGTTGTCCACGTTTCACACAAATACTCGTCCGCAAATATGCTCCTAAACCAAAACTCCTTAGCAGGTGA
- a CDS encoding Coenzyme F420 hydrogenase/dehydrogenase, beta subunit C-terminal domain: MATSMIQPDKPLGEYIAIYLARAADPNIRVKRVGSGGAVTALLLYMLEHGVVDGVVVAKKIKGFTGEIVIAKTREELLEAAGDRWGVLPFTMKLKEKLLEEDIKKVAIVGLPCQAQFLWQMKMFPMLETDFSNKIKLVVSLFCLGTFATEAFLSYLKTIHGIDPDTIETIRIIGDKIIVVHGGVEKEMHIRDVLPYMQLGCLVCNDYTGVFSDISAGTSETYPGYTVLITRTSEADKILNEASKEKYVELQKAPLSIIEEIEMKAKAKIMRALKYMSIVL; encoded by the coding sequence ATGGCTACTTCTATGATACAACCAGATAAACCCCTTGGAGAGTATATAGCCATATACCTTGCTAGGGCAGCTGACCCAAATATTAGGGTTAAAAGAGTTGGTAGCGGGGGCGCAGTAACAGCTTTACTACTATACATGCTCGAACATGGTGTTGTCGATGGAGTTGTTGTTGCAAAGAAAATCAAGGGGTTTACAGGTGAAATAGTTATTGCGAAAACACGTGAAGAACTACTGGAAGCTGCTGGCGATAGATGGGGTGTGCTCCCATTTACAATGAAGCTTAAGGAGAAACTCCTCGAGGAAGATATCAAGAAGGTTGCTATCGTCGGTCTTCCATGCCAAGCCCAGTTCCTGTGGCAGATGAAGATGTTCCCTATGCTGGAGACAGATTTTAGTAACAAGATAAAACTAGTTGTAAGCTTGTTCTGTCTCGGCACATTTGCTACAGAAGCATTCCTAAGCTACTTAAAGACCATACATGGAATAGACCCTGATACGATTGAGACAATACGTATCATCGGTGACAAAATAATTGTTGTACACGGTGGTGTTGAAAAGGAAATGCATATACGTGACGTACTACCATACATGCAGCTTGGATGCCTAGTATGCAATGATTATACAGGGGTTTTCTCCGACATATCAGCAGGTACAAGCGAAACCTATCCCGGATATACTGTCCTCATAACGCGTACAAGTGAAGCTGACAAGATACTCAATGAAGCATCTAAAGAAAAGTATGTTGAACTACAGAAAGCCCCACTTAGTATTATCGAGGAAATAGAGATGAAGGCTAAAGCAAAAATAATGAGGGCCCTAAAGTATATGAGTATTGTACTCTAG
- a CDS encoding Ni/Fe hydrogenase subunit alpha encodes MAAGLLSKKIELQRIGGEAEYIVYHSDGVVQEAFFVTTAPVRGFERLVRGKNPLFVVEAVMRICGICHAAHGIAASEAIEDAVGVTPPANGRLLRETIGLLNRVQSHLSHLVLLVPDIVVKEKIVDMVIKAIRMVNTVNDVLTKIGGAPTHPPYIVVGGVEKAPSQSVLGEARNKTIKLLEEYRVFVDELYRNINDKVGILKDKKITVKPLASHLFYGDKYNVRADEVTTMHYHEYKSGGVPEEARNTTSLIALYKGGVVETGPRARLMTYRGFNDNSLWGLQQARLVEIEICLERIIELLEQIDPGEPVRTIGIVYRRGKGVGVYEAPRGTLIHYVELDSEGRVASYKIIVPTMFNIPLIEESSKGLPVELADIVPRLYDPCIPCSTHVVEVKR; translated from the coding sequence TTGGCAGCAGGGTTGTTGTCTAAGAAAATAGAATTACAGAGAATAGGTGGTGAGGCAGAGTACATAGTTTATCATAGCGATGGTGTTGTGCAAGAAGCATTCTTCGTTACAACAGCCCCCGTCAGGGGTTTCGAGAGACTTGTTAGAGGAAAAAACCCGTTGTTTGTTGTCGAAGCTGTTATGAGGATTTGCGGTATATGTCATGCTGCTCATGGGATAGCTGCTTCTGAAGCCATAGAGGATGCGGTCGGGGTTACACCGCCAGCCAACGGGAGGTTATTGAGGGAAACTATAGGTCTTCTAAATAGGGTTCAGAGTCATTTATCTCATTTAGTATTGTTGGTGCCGGATATTGTTGTTAAAGAGAAAATTGTTGATATGGTCATCAAAGCTATTAGGATGGTTAACACGGTCAATGACGTGCTCACTAAAATTGGTGGTGCACCTACGCATCCACCGTATATTGTTGTGGGTGGTGTCGAGAAAGCTCCTTCGCAGAGTGTTCTAGGTGAAGCAAGGAATAAGACTATTAAGCTTTTGGAGGAATACCGTGTTTTTGTTGATGAGCTCTATAGGAATATTAATGATAAAGTAGGTATCCTCAAGGATAAGAAGATCACGGTTAAACCTCTTGCATCACATTTGTTCTACGGCGACAAGTACAACGTTAGAGCAGATGAAGTCACGACAATGCATTACCATGAGTACAAGAGTGGCGGTGTTCCCGAAGAAGCACGTAACACGACAAGCCTTATTGCTCTCTATAAGGGTGGCGTTGTCGAGACCGGTCCCCGGGCAAGACTCATGACCTACCGTGGATTCAACGATAATAGCTTGTGGGGCTTACAGCAGGCTAGACTTGTTGAAATAGAGATTTGCCTAGAGAGAATAATAGAGCTGCTAGAACAGATTGATCCAGGAGAACCAGTGAGAACCATTGGTATAGTGTATAGACGTGGAAAAGGAGTAGGCGTGTACGAGGCTCCACGTGGAACTCTTATTCACTATGTTGAACTAGATAGCGAGGGACGTGTTGCCAGCTATAAAATAATTGTTCCAACAATGTTCAACATACCATTAATAGAGGAGTCATCAAAGGGCTTGCCTGTAGAGCTGGCTGATATTGTGCCGCGGCTATACGACCCATGTATACCTTGTTCAACTCATGTAGTCGAGGTAAAGAGGTGA
- a CDS encoding 50S ribosomal protein L30e: protein MSLSVSDYARELQMALKTGTVVLGSKRTIKLAKLGKAKLIIVAMNAPPEIKKDLAYYARLSNIPIAEFPGTNMELGAICGKPFSVAALAIVDPGQSSIVELVKEKGKEVK, encoded by the coding sequence TGATTATGCAAGAGAACTCCAAATGGCTCTCAAAACAGGTACTGTTGTTTTAGGTAGTAAAAGGACAATAAAGTTGGCTAAACTGGGTAAGGCAAAGCTAATAATAGTTGCTATGAATGCACCGCCAGAGATAAAGAAGGATCTAGCATATTATGCTCGTCTATCAAATATCCCTATAGCAGAATTCCCTGGGACAAACATGGAGTTGGGCGCTATCTGTGGTAAACCATTTAGTGTAGCTGCTCTAGCTATAGTTGATCCTGGTCAATCGAGTATAGTTGAGCTAGTTAAAGAGAAGGGTAAAGAGGTGAAGTAA
- the rpsJ gene encoding 30S ribosomal protein S10: MSMVRIKIWSTDVEKLNEFVSKIVDIAKRTGVKIKGPIPLPTKRLVVPTLKLPHGEGRKKWEKWEMRIHKRIIYIAADERAMKQLIRIRVPPEIWMEAELMR, translated from the coding sequence ATGTCAATGGTAAGAATAAAGATATGGAGTACCGATGTAGAAAAACTCAATGAGTTCGTGTCAAAGATAGTCGATATAGCCAAGAGAACTGGTGTAAAGATAAAAGGACCAATACCATTGCCTACGAAGAGACTCGTCGTTCCAACACTGAAGCTACCCCATGGCGAGGGTAGGAAGAAGTGGGAGAAATGGGAAATGAGGATACATAAGAGGATAATATACATAGCTGCTGACGAGCGTGCAATGAAGCAGTTGATCCGTATAAGAGTGCCCCCAGAGATCTGGATGGAAGCAGAACTCATGAGATAA
- a CDS encoding 30S ribosomal protein S12, which translates to MAGKKAPSGLFAARKLRKKRLKFRWSQREFKVRMLGLKRKVDPLEGAPMARGIVLEKVAVEARQPNSAVRKCVRVQLAKNGKVVTAFVPWDGGINYIDEHDEVIIEGIGGPRGRSMGDIPGVRYKVIMVNGVSLRALWLGKKQKPVR; encoded by the coding sequence ATGGCAGGTAAGAAAGCTCCAAGCGGGTTGTTTGCAGCTAGGAAACTGAGGAAAAAGAGACTCAAGTTCAGGTGGAGCCAGAGAGAATTCAAGGTCAGAATGCTTGGATTGAAGAGGAAAGTAGACCCACTTGAAGGAGCACCTATGGCAAGAGGGATTGTACTAGAGAAAGTCGCTGTAGAAGCCCGTCAGCCAAACTCAGCTGTACGTAAGTGTGTACGTGTACAGCTAGCAAAGAACGGTAAGGTAGTAACAGCATTCGTGCCATGGGACGGTGGTATAAACTACATTGACGAGCACGACGAGGTCATCATTGAGGGTATCGGAGGACCAAGAGGAAGGTCGATGGGCGATATTCCTGGTGTAAGATACAAGGTGATAATGGTTAACGGCGTGTCATTGAGAGCTTTATGGCTTGGTAAGAAACAGAAACCCGTTAGATAA
- a CDS encoding bifunctional nuclease family protein: MTTKNQGEEKDLVKVVEIDAFISIVGENPIHYIPVIVCRLEDGRDFNLFSVPQDIVVAIRKIKGYKVEDDRETIYDILLSSPESIEAVRKHLKRVVIDSINPLTYTYSAIAEFGADGALIKRKMVPSHAILLALLSDKPIYVKRELVDEQERYSNELFPDLPDNIEDEEDSE; the protein is encoded by the coding sequence TTGACTACTAAAAACCAAGGCGAAGAAAAGGATCTCGTGAAAGTCGTTGAAATAGATGCATTTATATCAATTGTTGGCGAGAACCCGATACACTACATACCAGTTATCGTGTGTAGACTAGAAGACGGGCGTGACTTCAATCTATTCTCCGTACCTCAGGACATTGTTGTCGCTATAAGGAAAATAAAAGGCTACAAAGTCGAAGATGATCGTGAGACTATATACGATATACTCTTGTCTAGCCCCGAATCCATTGAAGCAGTTAGGAAACACTTAAAGAGAGTAGTAATAGACTCGATAAACCCATTAACATACACTTACTCGGCTATAGCAGAATTTGGTGCAGACGGCGCGTTGATCAAGAGGAAAATGGTTCCAAGCCATGCGATACTACTAGCACTATTATCGGATAAACCCATTTATGTGAAAAGAGAGCTTGTCGACGAACAAGAAAGATATAGTAATGAGCTATTTCCAGACCTACCGGATAATATCGAAGACGAAGAAGATTCTGAATGA
- the tuf gene encoding translation elongation factor EF-1 subunit alpha → MSSQKPHLNLVVIGHVDHGKSTLVGHIMYRLGLIDEKTIKTLEEEAKKKGKESFKFAWLLDKLKEERERGVTIALSYLKFETRKYFFTIIDAPGHRDFVKNMITGASQADAALLVVSARKGEFEAGMSAEGQTREHAILAKTMGINQLIVAVNKMDATDPPWSQKRYEQIKEIMSKFLKSLGYDVSKIPFIPVSAWTGDNLIERSPNMPWYNGPTLVEALDMLEPPPKPIDKPLRIPIQDVYAISGVGTVPVGRVETGVLKVGDRVVFMPPGVVGEVRSIETHHVRIEKAEPGDNIGFNVRGVSKNDIRRGDVAGHVDTPPTVAEEFTARVFVIWHPTAIAPGYTPVVHIHTASVACRILEIQAKLDPRTGKVVEKNPAFIKQGDAAIVRFKPIKPLVVEKYSEFPPLGRFAMRDMGKTVGIGVVVDVKPMKIEIRAKK, encoded by the coding sequence ATGAGCAGCCAAAAACCACACCTAAACTTGGTAGTAATAGGGCACGTAGACCATGGTAAGAGTACTCTTGTAGGACACATCATGTATCGTCTAGGTCTAATCGACGAGAAGACAATCAAGACACTAGAAGAGGAGGCCAAGAAGAAGGGTAAAGAGAGCTTCAAGTTCGCATGGCTACTAGACAAGCTTAAGGAAGAGAGAGAACGTGGTGTAACAATTGCTCTAAGCTACCTAAAGTTCGAGACCAGGAAGTACTTCTTCACAATTATCGACGCTCCTGGTCACAGAGACTTCGTAAAGAACATGATTACTGGCGCCAGCCAGGCTGACGCAGCACTACTAGTAGTCAGTGCTCGTAAAGGTGAGTTCGAGGCCGGTATGAGCGCTGAGGGCCAGACCCGTGAGCACGCCATCCTAGCCAAGACAATGGGTATCAATCAGCTAATTGTTGCCGTAAACAAGATGGACGCCACTGACCCACCATGGAGCCAGAAGAGATACGAGCAGATCAAGGAGATTATGAGCAAGTTCCTCAAGAGCCTAGGTTATGATGTCAGCAAGATACCATTCATACCAGTATCAGCATGGACAGGTGACAACTTAATCGAGAGAAGCCCCAACATGCCATGGTACAATGGCCCAACACTAGTAGAAGCACTAGACATGCTAGAGCCTCCACCGAAGCCAATCGACAAACCACTTAGAATACCAATACAGGACGTCTACGCCATCAGCGGTGTAGGTACGGTACCTGTTGGTCGTGTAGAGACCGGTGTACTAAAGGTTGGTGACAGAGTAGTATTCATGCCACCAGGTGTTGTAGGCGAAGTACGTAGCATCGAGACCCACCACGTGAGAATCGAGAAAGCCGAGCCCGGTGACAACATCGGATTCAACGTACGTGGTGTAAGCAAGAACGACATTAGGAGAGGAGACGTAGCAGGCCACGTAGACACACCACCAACAGTAGCAGAAGAGTTCACAGCACGTGTATTCGTGATATGGCATCCAACAGCCATAGCTCCTGGCTACACACCAGTAGTACACATCCACACAGCAAGCGTTGCTTGTAGAATACTAGAAATACAGGCCAAACTAGACCCAAGAACAGGTAAGGTAGTTGAGAAGAACCCAGCTTTCATCAAGCAGGGTGACGCCGCTATAGTAAGGTTCAAGCCAATTAAGCCACTAGTTGTAGAGAAGTACAGCGAGTTCCCACCACTAGGCAGATTCGCTATGAGAGACATGGGTAAGACTGTTGGTATTGGTGTAGTAGTAGACGTCAAGCCAATGAAGATCGAGATAAGAGCTAAGAAGTAA
- a CDS encoding polysaccharide deacetylase: protein MEILPSSYNYILFLSFDFDAETAEVLRGADPVELSKGRYGARKAIYKILDLLDEYGLKVTFFVPGWVAEKYPEAIAEIMKRGHEVAGHGYLHERLDELKPKENEEAVFDKMEKAIASVTGAKPSGFRAPYWRWSDSTLDILASRGYIYDSSLMDDDEPYVIERNGTYIVELPVDWRLDDWPYLEQRRSLTPSQLLEMWLEEIEYAYENKGYLALTMHPQCIGRGARINVLRKIIEKALDTGAWIPRGIDLANHVLRALGLTTP, encoded by the coding sequence ATGGAAATCCTGCCCAGTAGCTACAACTACATCCTATTCCTGAGCTTTGATTTCGATGCAGAGACAGCCGAGGTACTACGTGGTGCCGACCCTGTAGAGCTTAGCAAAGGAAGGTATGGTGCACGCAAGGCAATATATAAGATACTTGATTTACTCGATGAATACGGGTTGAAGGTAACATTCTTTGTTCCGGGATGGGTTGCCGAGAAATACCCTGAGGCAATAGCTGAGATTATGAAGAGAGGACATGAAGTAGCTGGACACGGTTACCTACATGAGCGCCTCGACGAGCTCAAGCCTAAGGAGAATGAGGAAGCTGTGTTCGATAAAATGGAGAAAGCAATAGCCAGCGTAACTGGTGCAAAACCATCAGGGTTCCGTGCACCATACTGGAGATGGAGCGACTCAACACTAGATATACTCGCCTCAAGAGGGTATATCTATGACAGCAGCCTCATGGACGACGATGAACCCTATGTGATTGAAAGAAACGGGACATACATAGTGGAGCTTCCAGTTGACTGGAGACTAGATGATTGGCCTTACCTAGAGCAACGTAGGAGTCTCACGCCAAGCCAACTACTTGAAATGTGGCTTGAAGAAATAGAGTACGCGTATGAGAACAAAGGCTATCTAGCGTTAACCATGCATCCACAATGCATAGGGCGTGGCGCCAGAATAAATGTGCTAAGAAAAATCATAGAGAAAGCACTTGACACAGGGGCTTGGATACCTCGCGGGATAGACTTGGCAAACCATGTACTTAGAGCCCTTGGCTTAACAACACCATAG
- a CDS encoding PadR family transcriptional regulator, producing the protein MAKRKAPFLKLLILAVLVVKGSMHGYAIYKDIVFHTKEKWKPSIGTIYRILNEMNREGLLEKKILKSSGRKISQYTITEKGMKVFIETSRPTLIKMSTILTTFIEAYKKLLEERGEKLNKEAVDRLTKLNNAIENYLSLYSNT; encoded by the coding sequence GTGGCTAAAAGAAAAGCGCCATTCCTAAAACTACTGATACTAGCAGTACTCGTAGTAAAGGGGAGTATGCATGGCTACGCTATATATAAGGACATAGTTTTCCACACGAAAGAAAAATGGAAACCCTCCATAGGCACGATCTACAGGATTCTCAATGAAATGAATAGAGAAGGTCTACTAGAAAAGAAGATACTGAAGTCCAGTGGCAGAAAGATATCCCAGTACACTATAACAGAGAAAGGCATGAAAGTCTTTATCGAGACAAGCAGACCCACATTAATCAAGATGTCTACTATACTTACAACATTCATCGAAGCATACAAGAAGCTTCTTGAAGAACGGGGAGAGAAGCTCAATAAAGAAGCAGTAGACAGACTCACTAAACTAAATAACGCTATAGAAAACTATTTATCACTATATAGTAATACTTAA
- a CDS encoding NusA-like transcription termination signal-binding factor encodes MSNKQVKLTPEELRYMALLHELTGVHVRDCIIDDEFNRIIFVVNPDEIGQAIGPRGINVQRLRKILGKNIEIVGYSDKLEDMARLALVPARVRDVRVVERAGKKTVYVSVEPTDKGIAIGKNGKNVARAKILLSRYFGVDNVVIA; translated from the coding sequence TTGTCGAATAAACAAGTGAAACTAACTCCTGAAGAACTAAGATACATGGCTTTACTCCATGAGCTAACGGGTGTTCATGTAAGGGACTGTATTATTGACGATGAGTTTAATAGAATAATTTTTGTTGTAAACCCTGATGAAATAGGTCAAGCTATTGGTCCACGTGGTATCAATGTGCAGAGACTAAGGAAAATCCTTGGTAAGAACATAGAGATTGTTGGTTACAGCGATAAACTAGAAGACATGGCTCGTCTAGCACTTGTTCCGGCGCGTGTACGTGATGTACGTGTTGTCGAGAGAGCCGGGAAGAAAACTGTATATGTTAGCGTAGAGCCGACTGACAAGGGTATAGCCATTGGGAAGAACGGAAAGAATGTTGCGAGAGCAAAAATACTCTTATCAAGGTATTTTGGCGTAGACAACGTGGTTATAGCCTAG
- a CDS encoding MBL fold metallo-hydrolase: MLEEHGIHLIWFDSLGAKSSSIAVETSRGVVVIDPGAAAMQPGYPLPDEEKIMLRRKAKQAIYEWLKKAVIVIVTHYHYDHHFVPGDPEFPEENPLAGKTIYAKNPNKYINESQWGRARIFLEALLGFYNISLENYLIEPLETSFPDPVDELEISLRRDFGDYTKRRRELLEKGRRWFEKLSKELWAKKKWVTEIQLSDGTRILWGENRVIECGDTRIKILGPWFHGLEYDRTGWITPVIIEKNNWKLFYTSDVMGPIIEDYAYYIINEKPDAIILDGPPTYLFPYMFNKINLNRAIENTIEIIKSHPQLIIYDHHLLREKRWRERVKQVFQAAEKEGVKLLTAAEYLGKKPLIDTVASK, encoded by the coding sequence ATGCTTGAGGAACATGGTATCCATTTAATATGGTTTGATAGTCTTGGTGCAAAGAGCTCATCTATAGCTGTCGAGACAAGCAGAGGAGTAGTTGTTATAGACCCTGGAGCAGCAGCTATGCAGCCAGGCTACCCGCTGCCAGATGAAGAAAAAATTATGCTCAGGAGGAAGGCCAAACAAGCTATCTACGAGTGGCTTAAGAAGGCTGTGATAGTGATTGTAACACACTACCATTATGACCATCACTTTGTACCAGGAGACCCCGAGTTCCCCGAGGAAAACCCTCTGGCAGGCAAAACAATCTATGCAAAGAACCCGAACAAGTATATCAACGAGAGCCAGTGGGGTAGAGCAAGAATATTTCTTGAAGCACTCTTGGGCTTCTATAATATTAGTCTAGAAAACTACTTGATAGAACCATTGGAGACAAGTTTCCCCGACCCTGTTGACGAACTGGAGATCTCTTTGAGGAGGGACTTTGGAGACTATACGAAGAGGAGACGTGAACTACTCGAGAAGGGGCGTCGATGGTTCGAAAAACTATCCAAGGAACTATGGGCTAAGAAGAAGTGGGTTACCGAGATACAGTTAAGCGATGGGACAAGGATCCTATGGGGAGAAAACAGGGTTATTGAATGCGGTGATACACGGATAAAAATCCTGGGCCCATGGTTCCATGGACTAGAATACGATAGAACAGGTTGGATAACACCAGTCATCATAGAGAAGAATAACTGGAAACTATTCTATACAAGCGATGTAATGGGCCCAATCATCGAGGACTACGCATACTACATAATCAACGAGAAACCAGACGCAATAATACTCGACGGACCACCAACATACCTATTCCCATACATGTTCAACAAAATAAACCTCAACAGAGCAATAGAAAACACCATAGAAATCATAAAATCACACCCCCAACTCATAATATACGACCACCACCTCTTAAGAGAAAAGAGATGGCGCGAAAGAGTAAAACAAGTATTCCAAGCCGCAGAAAAAGAAGGAGTGAAACTACTAACAGCAGCAGAATACCTTGGTAAAAAACCATTAATAGATACCGTTGCTTCAAAATAA
- the menC gene encoding o-succinylbenzoate synthase, whose translation MELKKITFYHVVTRLRESFETSFGKTIDRHCVIIAVEDNEGIVGWGEAPVDDGPWYSYETVDTTLYVYKEFIVPLLMKNPVLEKPVDFPELVKKIRGYRMAKAGIEFALWDLYAKENNMPLYKIIGGVRNRVESGISIGIIGDMNALIKAVDKYLERGYRRVKIKIKPGWDVEPVKMIRKEFGDIPLQVDANAGYTLADKHVFMELDKYDLLMVEQPLFYEDLYEHSILQSLIKTPLCLDESIRSLHDVMAGAKLESFRIVNVKPARVGGLLETILIHDYTMQHGIPIWIGGMLETGIGRGFQVAAATLPNVKYPNDISESARYYEEELVEPPWTLNKDGTIAVPEKPGIGVEVLEERVKKYSRKTLEYKLTK comes from the coding sequence ATGGAGCTGAAGAAGATCACGTTTTATCATGTTGTAACAAGACTACGTGAATCTTTTGAAACTAGTTTCGGCAAGACTATTGATAGGCATTGTGTTATCATAGCTGTCGAGGATAACGAAGGTATTGTTGGGTGGGGCGAAGCACCGGTAGACGATGGGCCATGGTATAGTTATGAAACTGTTGATACAACACTGTATGTGTATAAGGAATTCATAGTCCCGTTGCTTATGAAGAACCCTGTTCTCGAGAAACCAGTGGATTTCCCAGAGCTTGTTAAGAAGATACGTGGCTATCGTATGGCTAAAGCCGGGATAGAGTTTGCTCTCTGGGACCTGTATGCTAAAGAGAACAATATGCCTCTATACAAGATTATTGGTGGTGTCAGGAACCGTGTTGAGTCAGGTATAAGCATTGGTATCATAGGGGACATGAATGCCTTAATCAAAGCTGTCGATAAATACCTTGAGCGTGGCTATAGGAGAGTTAAAATAAAGATTAAGCCTGGATGGGATGTTGAGCCTGTTAAAATGATTAGGAAGGAATTTGGTGATATACCTCTACAAGTGGATGCCAACGCAGGGTATACACTGGCTGATAAACACGTGTTCATGGAGCTTGATAAGTATGATCTATTAATGGTTGAGCAGCCTCTGTTCTACGAGGACCTCTATGAACACTCTATACTACAGTCACTGATTAAGACCCCGTTGTGTCTAGATGAGAGTATAAGAAGTCTACATGACGTAATGGCTGGCGCTAAACTAGAGAGCTTCCGGATAGTCAACGTCAAGCCTGCACGAGTAGGCGGTTTGCTGGAGACAATACTAATCCACGACTATACAATGCAGCACGGTATACCAATATGGATAGGCGGGATGCTAGAAACAGGAATAGGACGAGGATTCCAAGTAGCAGCAGCAACACTACCAAACGTCAAGTACCCCAACGACATCTCGGAATCAGCGAGGTACTACGAGGAAGAACTAGTAGAACCACCATGGACACTAAACAAAGACGGGACAATAGCAGTACCGGAAAAACCAGGAATAGGAGTAGAAGTCCTAGAAGAAAGAGTAAAAAAGTACTCCAGGAAAACACTAGAATACAAACTAACAAAATAA
- a CDS encoding 30S ribosomal protein S7, producing MAQESVVIRVKEIKLFNKWSYDGLIVRDPSLKRYISLKPVFLPHTGGRHEHRRFGKAEVPIVERLINKLMRPGRNMGKKHLAYNIVKKAFDLIYLKTGENPIQVLIRAIENAAPREETTRIMYGGIVYHVAVDVSPQRRVDLALKHLTEGARAAAFNNPKPIEEALAEEIIAAANNDPKSYAIQRKEEIERIALSSR from the coding sequence GTGGCTCAGGAGAGTGTTGTGATTAGGGTTAAGGAGATAAAATTGTTCAATAAATGGAGTTACGATGGTCTTATTGTGCGTGACCCTAGTTTGAAGAGATACATATCGTTGAAACCAGTATTCCTACCACACACTGGCGGCAGACATGAGCATAGAAGGTTTGGTAAAGCAGAAGTACCTATTGTCGAGAGGCTTATTAACAAGCTTATGAGACCAGGCCGTAACATGGGTAAGAAGCATTTAGCGTACAATATTGTGAAGAAAGCATTCGATCTTATTTACTTGAAGACTGGTGAGAACCCGATACAAGTACTCATACGTGCGATTGAGAATGCTGCTCCTAGAGAAGAGACAACTAGGATCATGTACGGCGGTATAGTGTATCACGTTGCAGTAGATGTTTCTCCACAGAGAAGAGTTGATCTAGCGCTCAAGCACTTGACAGAAGGCGCTAGAGCAGCTGCCTTCAATAACCCGAAGCCTATTGAGGAAGCTCTTGCAGAAGAGATTATTGCTGCAGCGAACAACGACCCGAAGAGCTATGCTATCCAGAGGAAGGAAGAGATCGAGAGGATAGCCCTAAGCAGCAGGTAG